The DNA region CTGTCATTAATAAGCAACACAAGAAATATCCATACTTACTTAATGTATTTAAAAATGAGACGAATCAGGTTGTTATAGATAAAGCTAATAAGGTATGGAGTGCTGATATCACGTATATTAGACTAGAATGTGGGTATGCATATTTAGCAGCCATAATAGATTGGCATAGCAAGAAAACACTAGCTTGGAAGATTTCTAATACTATGGATACACATCTAACAACTAGTGTGTTAAAAGAAGCGTTATTTAAATATGGTAAACCTGATATCTTTAACTCTGATCAAGGAACTCAATATACAGCAAAAGAGCATATTAAAATAATATCTGATAATAAAATAAATATATCTATGGATGCTAAAGGAAGATCTATAGATAATATTGCAATTGAGAGATTTTGGAGAACACTGAAATATGAAAATGTTTATCCGGCATCATATATAACTATGAAAGAGGCTAAAGTAGGTATCAAAGAATATATTGATATTTACAACAATGAAAGACTACATTCTAGTATTGGATATATGACTCCTGATGAAGTATATTCTGGTATTTTAGATGCTGCATAAAAGCAAGGAATAAAAATATTTTATAAAGTGGTATTGAATAACAGGGACAGTTTAATAATAACCAGATAGAAAATAGTTATTATTCAGGAGAATGTTCTCAATACTATGATAACGACTATTCTTCTTATAGCTATATTCCTTATATGTGTGAATATTATTTCCGTAGGCATGATCAGCATAGACTAGCTAATGCTACTAGAACAAAATGGTACAACATGGATAGAGAAGCTAACCATTATACTCAACAACATATAAACTTTAACAGAAGTATGCCAATAGCTAGCTCAATGGGTATGAGAATGGGGGGAGGAAGAAGGTAAAGCTTAAAACTTTTTTAAGTATGATTATAGTTTTTATCTAACTAGCTAGCTGACTTTTTATTAACAGCTGCATTAGTTATGTATACTCCTAAAAATACTACTCCTCCAAATAATAAAGATAGAATAGAAATAGTCTCTCCATAAAAAAGAAAACCTATAAAAATAACTAAAAATGGTAAAGTATTTTGAAAAACTGCTGTTTTGTATACTCCTATTTCCTCAAGGGCTCCAAGATACCAAACATAGGCAACTACAGTTGCAAATGCTGCTATATAAAGCATACTTCCCCAAAATTTGATATCAGTATGAGCAAGTTGAGAAAAATCTGACTTAAATAAACTAACTATAGCAAACATTATCATACCAACAATTGCTGCGTAAGTATTTATAGTAATCATATGAATGCCTTCTCTTACACAACATTTACCTAATATTGCATAAGCAGCAAAACATATAACAGCTAGTACACTTAGTACTTCACCAGCATTAATTTGTATACCACTCAAACATTCAGAAGCAGACGCACCACTTGAGAACAAAACAACCCCCACAGTACCAAGCAATGCTACAAGAATACCGACTTTTGCTTGCTGATTAACTTTTAAACTAAATATATAACTTGATAATATTATAATAAGACATGGCGTAAAAGCATAAATAATGGCTACAATGTTTCCAGATATTAACTTTTCTGCCCATAAAAACGTTATATTGTACAGAAACACTCCAAAAAAACCTACAGCTATAACGTATAGCCATTGTTTTATATTAAGCTTAGGAAAAAATGTCTTAGTATAATAATAGTGTATTACCAGAAAAATCAATGATGCAAAAACATAACGTATCAGACCTACTAAATATATATCAACATATTTAAGTGGTAAAGGAGCAATATGATATAAACTAGCCCAAAAAAACAAAGCCAGAACTATCTTAAAATAGCCTTTTACTAAAGAAGAATTATTCATGATTTAATTTTATCTATTATTTTTTAGATACTCTACTATATCTGGATTTAATAGTGTAGAGATATCTCCAAAATTTTCAAAATCTTTTGCTGCTATTTTTCTTAAAATTCTACGCATAATCTTACCTGACCTAGTTTTTGGAAGCTCTGGAGTAAACTGAATAACCTCTGGTGTTGCTACAGGACCAATCTCTTGACGAACATATTTAATTAAAGATTTACTAACATCATCAAGAGCTATTTGGTTATTATCTTCATTTTTCTTAAGAATACAATAAACATATATAGCCTCTCCTTTAATATCATGAGGCATACCAACAACAGCACTTTCAGCAACTGCAGGATGAGTATTTAGAGCTGCTTCTATTTCTGCAGTTGCCATTCTATGTCCTGAAACATTTATTACATCATCCATACGCCCTTCTATCCAGATATAACCATCCGCATCCCTTCTAGCTGCATCCCCTGAGAAATAATGCCCTTTAAAGCTAGAAAAATAAGTTTGCAAATATCTATCATGATCTCC from Francisella halioticida includes:
- a CDS encoding DMT family transporter, whose amino-acid sequence is MNNSSLVKGYFKIVLALFFWASLYHIAPLPLKYVDIYLVGLIRYVFASLIFLVIHYYYTKTFFPKLNIKQWLYVIAVGFFGVFLYNITFLWAEKLISGNIVAIIYAFTPCLIIILSSYIFSLKVNQQAKVGILVALLGTVGVVLFSSGASASECLSGIQINAGEVLSVLAVICFAAYAILGKCCVREGIHMITINTYAAIVGMIMFAIVSLFKSDFSQLAHTDIKFWGSMLYIAAFATVVAYVWYLGALEEIGVYKTAVFQNTLPFLVIFIGFLFYGETISILSLLFGGVVFLGVYITNAAVNKKSAS